A region of the Crateriforma spongiae genome:
TTCGCCGCGATTCACGCTTCGACAAACCTCCTCCACCGAACTCCGCACATCTCGATTGCGAACGCATGCGGCAGCCATCTCAACGGATTCGACTGGGGTGTAACCGCACTGGATCATCGCGGAAGTGGCATCGACAAACTGCAACACCGCGGCGTCTCGCAGCCAGGGCCCGACGACCGGCAACCGCAACAACGTGCGATCCATTTGGCGACTGACACGAGGCCGCGATCGGCCGATCGCCCACAGTAAACCAGCCAATCCGCCAATCGGAAGAACCAACCAGCCCCATGCCATCAATGCACGACTGACACCCGTAACAACTCGTGTCACCGGAGGCAAATCGACACCACTGGTGCTGTAGACGCCTTCAAATTCCGGCACGACGAAAGTACACATAAAAATGGTCAGCCCGATCCCGGCGATGGTGATCAAAATGGGATAGCTGACTTTCTTGACAATTCGCTTCCGCAATGCAACTCGGTTTTCTAGCTGCTCGCAAACTTGTTCCAGCGTGGTTTCCAGCGATCCGCTGTTTTCGCCGATGCGGATCTGCTGAACCTGCATCGAAGAAAACGATTTCGGAAAACAGGCCATGCCTTCGCTCAATCGACCACCCGCTTCGATGGTCCTCCGCATTCGATCCAAGACGTGACGGTATCGACGGGCCGATCGATCCGAGGCAAGCGATTGCAATGCACGGGGCAGGGTCAAGCCGTTCTGCAGCAGCATCAACAACAGACGCAACAGTTGCGAAAGCGCCGCCGGGCGAATTTTGGTGGAATCCACGCCGGGCTTCTTCGATCCACCGATTTCGATCGAATGAAGCTTCCGCAGCAACGCCATCAAACCGCCTTCGGATCGACCTCGGTTCGACCCGACCGTTTGCCGCCTGCGTGTACCCGCAAAGACTGAATTACTCATTGATGATTCCCTAAGCTTTGCGACGCTCGTCAAACCGTGACCAACCGGTCCGTTTCACGGCGTCCCGCTTCCATCGATTCCTGTTGTTCACTGCGGCGATCGCCCGCCGTCTTGAAATAGACTTCTTCAAGAGATGTGGTTCCGGCAATCGCTTGCTGCAACCCGGCGCGATACAGTTCCACCATGCCGTGGCGAACCGCCAGTTCACGAAGCCGACTGTGGGGAACCCCGGCTTCGACGGCCGACATGATTTCCGGGTTGACGGGCATGATTTCAAAAATCGGCAGTCGCCCGGAGAACCCGGTTCCCAAACACTTGTTGCATCCTCTTCCACGATAAAACGGACGCGTCAGATCGATGGTGCCCTCCAGATCAAGGGCCCGTAACAGATTCTCGTTTGCTTGCACCTCACACTTGCAGTTGTCACAGATGCGTCGCAGCAATCGCTGGGCGACGCTTCCCAACAACGACCCGGCGATTTTAAAGTTATCGACTCCCAGGTCGGCCAACCGCTGTACCGCCCCTACGGCATCGTTGGTATGCAACGTGCTGATCACCAGGTGACCGGTCAACGCCGCCTGGATTGCTGTGGTTGCCGTTTCACTGTCGCGGATTTCTCCCAGCATGATCACATCGGGGTCCTGACGCATGATGAACTTCAATGCGTTGGCGAAACCCATTCCAAACTCATTGTCGCTTTGCACCTGGTTGATACCGGGAATACGAAACTCAACCGGGTCTTCCACCGTCACAATGTTGCGATCTTCGCAGTTTAGATATTCCAACACCGCATACAGCGTGGTGCTTTTTCCGCTTCCTGTCGGACCAGTCACCACCAACATGCCGTGCGGCTTGTCGATGATTTGGCTAAGTGTTTGATAGTCGGCATCGGGCAGCCCGATCCCCGCCAGATCAAAGGTTTGGCCACCTTCATCCAGCAATCGCAACACCAGTTTTTGACCATCCACGGTGGGGATACAGCTGACGCGAAAGCCGACCCGTTTGCCGTTTTCAAAGACGGTCAAATGTCCGTCCTGGGGTCGTCTATTTTCAGTGGTGTCCATATCACCCATCACCTTGATCCGGCTGATCACCGGACTTTCAATGTGATTGGGAATGGTCATCACTTGCTGCAGTTCACCATCAACCCGGTAACGCACCCGCATTTCGGGTTTGTGTGGCTCCAAGTGGATATCGCTGGCACCTGCGGTCACGGCCCCAGCCAGAATCGCCTGGACCAGACGCACCACGGGTGCATCTTCTTGTTCGGCCACCACCACCGCGTTCAGATTGGCTTCACCCGAAAGCCGAGCTTCTTCCAACTCGGCGAACTTCATGTCGACAATCGTTTGTCGCGCGAACGCACGATCGTCATAAACGCGGCTGATCAATGCCTCGATCGCATCACCGAGCGCGACGACGGGTCGAATGCGATACCCCGTCATCAATTCCGCTTCGGCGATGGTTTCGATATTGTCCGGTGCGACCATCGCCAAAGTCATCTCACGACCTTCGACGGAAATCGCTCCGGCGGCCTGGCTGCGTGCAAAATCTTCCGGCAACAAACGGGCCACTTGCAGATCGACCGAAGCCGGATCGACGTCCAGATACGGGACCATGAATTGTTCGGCCAGCGCTTCGCCCAGTTGCTGCGTGTTCAACAGTTTCCGTTGAACCAACCAATCGCCCAGCATGATGTCGCGGGGCTTGCTTGCGAAAGCCTCTTCCAACTGCGTTTGTGTCAAACGCTGCTGTTCGATCAGGATGTCGCCCAAACGTCTCATCGTGATTTCCTCAACATTTCGGCGTTCTCGCCGTGTGGCTTCGTGCGTGTCTTCCGATTCACTGGATAAGTCACTGGGCTGGGCTCTTGCTGAACTTGGAATCCAACAATCGTTCCACCTTCTGTTCCAACACCGTCGGATCGAACGGCGTCAACAGATAATCCTGTGCACCGGACATGAACGCCCGCTCGACAGTTTCCAGCGACGGGTCTTGTGAAAAGACCAACGCCGGTAAATCGACCGGCGCGTATTCGGCTCGCAGTCGCGTCAGCCATTCCAAACCGTCCATATCCGTCAAAGTGGTGTCGACGATGATCAAGTCAGGAACGGACTTGGAAATCTCCGACAATGCATCCGTCCCGCTGCAGCAGACACGGATGCCATACCCCAGCAGTTCCAAACGAAAGCAAGTGATTTCCGCCAACCGAGCATCGGAATGCACCAACAGCAGATCAGCGTTTCTGACAATCGACACGGAATGACCTAGCAATGAATGATCGGACCAAGGCACCCATTCGATGCCGACGCTCCACCCCGGAGCGCACGTTCACTGGTAAAACGTAGGTCACTCTCCAGTGCATTCGATTGCCAGCAAGCCTGTTTCGGGCCTTCCCCGTTCCCTACAGACGGATCATTCGATCCATTCGATACGATCGCCAGCTTCGTTGGATCCCAACATGATTTTGGGGCTCCAATGGACCAGACTTTGCCAAGGATGACGAAAGTTTTAGTAGCGGACAAACTCGCCACCCATCAGCTTCACTTTTCTGCTCGGCGGCACTGACACGCCTCTGGTCGATCACTTCCGTGAACCCGTTCACCGACATGCGTGAACACGTTCACCAACACCATGAAACTGAATTTCGCAAATCTCCGGCTTGCACTCGCCTTCGTCGCTCTAGCGACCACGTTGTTGCTTGTCTTGGCGCAGTGGGGCCCGGTCCCAATTGATCGCGAACACCAAACGCTTTCTCCGACCTTTCTCTTGGCATTCGCCGGTTTTGCTTGGCTGGCGTTTGCATGCTTCACCGGCTTTGTCGCCCCTCGTTTCGAAGCGGTCGATGTCGTTCCCAACCGTGTTCGCGATGCACTGAATACCTTCACCGAAGGGCTGCTGTTGATCGATGAACAAGAACGTATCGTGCTGGCCAACGACGCATTCGCTCAGATGATCGAACAGCAACCCAGCCGCTTGCTGGGCAAACGCGCAAGCCGACTGCGGTGGGTGTGCAGCCATGATGCGGGAATCCACGATTTTCCATGGATGCGTGTGCTGGACCATCACGAATCCGGCAAACCACTTGGCGACCACAGCAGCGAACAACTGCTACGGTATCAAATGCGAAACGGACAACTGCGTTTCATGGCAGTGACCGCCGCCCGTGTACGCTCAGCCCGCGATCAATCTCGTGGCGTCTTGGCCACGTTTCGCGATGTGACGCATGTCGAAGAAGAACGCGCGGACATGGAACGCATGCTGGCGGTCTTACGCGCGAATCGAAAAGAAATCAGCGATCGAAATCGCGAACTGGAGAAATTGGCCAGCCATGATGCTTTGACCGACTGTTTCAATCGTCGGTCTTTCATGGCCCAATTGCATCACAGTTTTGATGCCGCCATTGGTCGCTCTGGCAATCTTTCTTGCCTGATGTTCGACAATGACCACTTCAAAAATGTGAATGACACCTATGGGCACAGTGTCGGCGATGAAGTCCTGCGTCGCGTTTCAAGAACGCTCAAGGACGCCTTCGATGACGAAGGGTTGGTGTGCCGATACGGTGGCGAAGAATTCTGCGTTGCATTGCCGGGCATTGCACTCGAAGAAGCGAGCCAGAAGGCCGAAGCGGCGCGAAAAAGCATCGAAGCCATTCGACTGGATGACCCCGCCGAACTCCGTCTGACCGCCAGCATCGGTGTGACCGATCTGACGTTCAAAGCGCCGTCGCCGCAAGCGATGATCGACCAAGCCGACAAGTGCCTGTATGCCGCCAAAAGCCAAGGACGAAACCAAGTCGTCGTCTTTGATGATGAGATCGATCGACTGAGCATCGATAGCCTCAAGGCACGTCACACCCCCACCAGCTTGCCGGAACTTTCCCAAGAAATTCCCTTTCACGCTGCCATGGGACTGGTCAGCGCGTTGGCCTATCGGGACACCGCCACCGCCTCGCATTGCCGTCGGGTGGCCAACCTTTGCGTGACCGCAGCCGCACGCTTGCTGGATCAACGTTCGACTTATGTTTTGGAGATGGCCGCGTTGCTGCACGACATCGGCAAGATCGCCTTGCCCGATGACATCCTGCAAAAACCAGGGCCTCTTACTCCCGATCAGTGGCGTTTGATCGCGAAACACCATCGCATCGGCGTGGAGATCGTCTCGGGAACGTTCCATAACGCCGAACTTTGCGAAATCGTCCGCACGCATCCGGCCTACTACGGCGGTCGATCACTGATCGCGGACATGCCAAGCGGCAAGAAGATCCCGCTGGCGGCACGTCTGCTGACGATTGCCGATACCTACGACGTGATCGTCACCGACCGGCCACACCGCAAGGGCCGATCCCACGACGAAGCGGTCGCAGAGCTGCGCCGGTGTGCCGGGAAACAGTTTGATCCAATTTTGGTCGAACACTTTATCGCGACGTTGCAATCCTGCCCCGAATCAAGCAACACGCGACAAGCGGTCTCTCGCCAGACCGCGCTCCAAATCGGCCTGCAAATCGAACACCTGGCCGAAGCGATCGACAATCGAAATCTGGGTGAATTGCAACAACTGGCTAGCCGGCTGATCGCGATGGCCCAGCATCACAGCCTGGACGACATCGTCCAGACATCCGAACGATTGCAGGACATGGCCGCCGAACCACAAGTCCGCTGGCTTCGAATCTTGGAGACCACACAGAAACTGCTGGGGCTGTGCAGGTCCACACAATCCGCTTTCGTCAATGATCCGTCGGATCCACCACCACCCGGTGATGACAACCAAGTGGTGGATCCCGCCACGCCGACCCTCGGTGCCGACAAGTAAGCGGCTTTCGTCTGCGAGGACGCACAAATCAAAATGCGATTTTGCATCCACCGCGTCGCCGCAGTTTTGCCATTCGACGTTGATGATTGCCCACTCGATGTACGAATTCGTCGACGAAAGCCTCTTGCAGGCACTGTTCGGTTTCCTGCTCTGTCGTTTCGCCTACTTGCCAGGGATCGGAAACGTTAGGCGTTTCTTTTACTGTCACCCGTCGTCGTGGGAACCACCGGAATCGCTGTCGTTCGTCCGATTCGCCGGCATCGTACCGCACCACTCGAACCATCTCCGTCGACAATTGCTGAAACCCCAGATAGTCCACCAAGCGTCCGCGTTGGTCACGGACATCGACAGCATGACAACGGCAATCCGCTACACCGACCACCGCCAGGGGAGCGTTTTGTAGCCACCTGCGGTAGTGCCGAACGCATTCCTCCAACACAGGATCGACGTGCCGGCCCCAATCCGATACGACAAAAACCACGGCGTCATACGCATTGATCGCCACTTCGTTGGCGATGTCGTGACGTAAGCCAACCATGTCGACCGGCGTCCCCTTTCGCTGCATCACCGCACAAAAGTGCCGCGCAACGGCAAGCTCGCCTTCTGAACTTGTCCCGTACAAAACAATAACTCGCACTGACCAACTCCTTTTCCGCCTGGGTCGCTGCCTGTCAATTGATCACCGATCAACCTTTGCGGTTGATCAATGACCGGACAGAACGTGGTGCCTCACCGATACGCCAACTTGATAGCGGCAACGGTGATTGTGCGACATTCTTAGACCGCCCATGGACATGAAACAACTGCACCCACAGACAGTAGGGCTCACCCGGTCAATCCACGTCAGGCAATAACCCAGGACGCCGACGGTAGGCTTTCTGACAGGGCGGCAACGGCGAAACTATCGGGACCAAAACAGAACTTTCCCGATCCAGAGGACACTCTGGCAATTTCAGCCCGAAGGATCGGGACGCTGCAAAACACTGCACCCCGCACCACCCCAGAACTACCACCGTGCGATGGGGCTGTCTTGTGTACGCCCCGCATCGCTCGGCCAGCAGGATTTAATGGTCTTACGCCGAGCCCAACGTACCGACATGTCCCCAGCGATCGCCGCTGACGCGTCCGCAATCCTTCGACTTTGGCTCCGCTTCGACCTTCGTGGTTAAAGCCGCGATATATCCCAACCGGCGTTTTTCCCAGTCGCCGGGGACAGGACGCATCGCCGCCAGTTGCCTCATCCCGGTCACCGAATGCGAATTCATGAACTGGACCAGCCCATCCAGAATGGTCCGGATCACGCTGGGTCCCTCACGGTAAATTGCGGACGTCACCATCACGGCGTCCGCGCCAGACAACAGTGCCTTGATCGCATCTTCAGTCGATCCAATTCCTCCGTTGGCGATCATGGGAATGGACGGACACATCGCATGAACTTGCGTCAGCCTTCGCAACGAATGCACCACCGACCCTTTCTCCGTCAGCCCCCAGCGACACTGAAAATGCAAATCATCCAGACACAAATCCATGTCCGGTTCGGGGCCAAACAACACCACACCCTGAACTCCCGACTGGATTCGTCGCGCCAGGTGGCCCACGCTGGTGAATAGCGGCGGCAACTTTGCAAAGACCGGAATATCGACGACGCTATCAATCGCGGCGACCGACTGACAAATTTCATCCTCAATCGCTGCGGCACTCTCGTAGCCATCGAAATCGGCAATTGTCAAATTCAGTTCGATCGCGTGCGCCCCGGTGTCTTCCAATTCCCTGGCGAAATCGACCCAGACTTCACTTCGTGATCCGTTCAAACTGGCGATCACTGGAATCGTGGACTGAACACTCGCACGGTTGACGAATGACAAGTACGTCTCGGCATCGTGCCATTGAAGATCAAAATCGTGCTTGGCGGCACGCTCGCGAAGCGGTCGTTCCCCCACAACCGGCTCACGTCGATTGCGTTGATTCCATAACGCGACCTGTTCCTCGAACAGCGACGGCAAGACAATCGCACCCGCTCCAGCCGACTCAATCGCCAAGCGGACATTTTCCTTCGCCGTCAGCGGGCAAGCTCCCACAATCACCGGACTTGGCAAAACCAATCCGCCAAGCCTCGTCTCAAGATTCAATGACATCACTCGATCCTCCCACCAGCCGTTATTGGACGTTACACCCTGCCAAGCCTCGCACCCCCTTGCCAGATCGCGTCCCACACGCACCACCACCGACGCTGTGACGAATCCCCGATCCAATGACCCGCGTTTTTAGTAGTGCCAAATCACCTCGCCCGCGCAACTCGACACCAACCAGAAAAGCAAGACAGTACTCCGACCCATCTCTTGTTTTACCGCTGGCCAGATGGCCCGACAAATGTTTTGCGCATCGTTTCAACGCATCACCGATTCATGCGTCTCTCGTCCGCGACAATCCACCACGGCTCATCTTTAGTACCAAACACCCTCGTTCTTCACGCAGACTTGCTCAATCAGATGATTCGATCGAAACCAGCGTTTGTTTCCTGTCGCCGGTCAGGTCGACCTCGGAATAACGCAAGCGGATTCGCCAGAACGATCGACGGTGATCCGGATCCACCGATCACCACTGGCGCCGCCTGCACCTGCCGCCTTACAGCTGCCTTTCGGCTACCACCCGAAGCGGCTGATGTTTATCACCGGGCAACAATGCCTTCGAAACCGCCCGGCGACTTTCCGGACGCCCTACGGGATCAATCCAGCTGATGCCACAAGCATGACTTAAGAAACGCACCAGCCTGCGAAAACGACAATACAGTCACCCCGATGAAACCGAACCCAGTCAAACGGGATCAACGCTACCTGATACCGAAGCATTCGTTTTCACAAACCGCAGCACTGGTATCCCCTCATA
Encoded here:
- a CDS encoding type II secretion system F family protein; amino-acid sequence: MSNSVFAGTRRRQTVGSNRGRSEGGLMALLRKLHSIEIGGSKKPGVDSTKIRPAALSQLLRLLLMLLQNGLTLPRALQSLASDRSARRYRHVLDRMRRTIEAGGRLSEGMACFPKSFSSMQVQQIRIGENSGSLETTLEQVCEQLENRVALRKRIVKKVSYPILITIAGIGLTIFMCTFVVPEFEGVYSTSGVDLPPVTRVVTGVSRALMAWGWLVLPIGGLAGLLWAIGRSRPRVSRQMDRTLLRLPVVGPWLRDAAVLQFVDATSAMIQCGYTPVESVEMAAACVRNRDVRSSVEEVCRSVNRGEKLSVELSRHEKYFPPTLCQLVAVGEQSGEFGKALRGTAKHLRERLESRIDASVGLLEPTLTIGLAILIGGIVLSIYTPMFHMFEVLE
- a CDS encoding tRNA-dihydrouridine synthase — its product is MSLNLETRLGGLVLPSPVIVGACPLTAKENVRLAIESAGAGAIVLPSLFEEQVALWNQRNRREPVVGERPLRERAAKHDFDLQWHDAETYLSFVNRASVQSTIPVIASLNGSRSEVWVDFARELEDTGAHAIELNLTIADFDGYESAAAIEDEICQSVAAIDSVVDIPVFAKLPPLFTSVGHLARRIQSGVQGVVLFGPEPDMDLCLDDLHFQCRWGLTEKGSVVHSLRRLTQVHAMCPSIPMIANGGIGSTEDAIKALLSGADAVMVTSAIYREGPSVIRTILDGLVQFMNSHSVTGMRQLAAMRPVPGDWEKRRLGYIAALTTKVEAEPKSKDCGRVSGDRWGHVGTLGSA
- a CDS encoding sensor domain-containing diguanylate cyclase/phosphohydrolase produces the protein MKLNFANLRLALAFVALATTLLLVLAQWGPVPIDREHQTLSPTFLLAFAGFAWLAFACFTGFVAPRFEAVDVVPNRVRDALNTFTEGLLLIDEQERIVLANDAFAQMIEQQPSRLLGKRASRLRWVCSHDAGIHDFPWMRVLDHHESGKPLGDHSSEQLLRYQMRNGQLRFMAVTAARVRSARDQSRGVLATFRDVTHVEEERADMERMLAVLRANRKEISDRNRELEKLASHDALTDCFNRRSFMAQLHHSFDAAIGRSGNLSCLMFDNDHFKNVNDTYGHSVGDEVLRRVSRTLKDAFDDEGLVCRYGGEEFCVALPGIALEEASQKAEAARKSIEAIRLDDPAELRLTASIGVTDLTFKAPSPQAMIDQADKCLYAAKSQGRNQVVVFDDEIDRLSIDSLKARHTPTSLPELSQEIPFHAAMGLVSALAYRDTATASHCRRVANLCVTAAARLLDQRSTYVLEMAALLHDIGKIALPDDILQKPGPLTPDQWRLIAKHHRIGVEIVSGTFHNAELCEIVRTHPAYYGGRSLIADMPSGKKIPLAARLLTIADTYDVIVTDRPHRKGRSHDEAVAELRRCAGKQFDPILVEHFIATLQSCPESSNTRQAVSRQTALQIGLQIEHLAEAIDNRNLGELQQLASRLIAMAQHHSLDDIVQTSERLQDMAAEPQVRWLRILETTQKLLGLCRSTQSAFVNDPSDPPPPGDDNQVVDPATPTLGADK
- a CDS encoding NADPH-dependent FMN reductase family protein, with the protein product MRVIVLYGTSSEGELAVARHFCAVMQRKGTPVDMVGLRHDIANEVAINAYDAVVFVVSDWGRHVDPVLEECVRHYRRWLQNAPLAVVGVADCRCHAVDVRDQRGRLVDYLGFQQLSTEMVRVVRYDAGESDERQRFRWFPRRRVTVKETPNVSDPWQVGETTEQETEQCLQEAFVDEFVHRVGNHQRRMAKLRRRGGCKIAF
- a CDS encoding response regulator, producing MSIVRNADLLLVHSDARLAEITCFRLELLGYGIRVCCSGTDALSEISKSVPDLIIVDTTLTDMDGLEWLTRLRAEYAPVDLPALVFSQDPSLETVERAFMSGAQDYLLTPFDPTVLEQKVERLLDSKFSKSPAQ
- a CDS encoding GspE/PulE family protein, with amino-acid sequence MRRLGDILIEQQRLTQTQLEEAFASKPRDIMLGDWLVQRKLLNTQQLGEALAEQFMVPYLDVDPASVDLQVARLLPEDFARSQAAGAISVEGREMTLAMVAPDNIETIAEAELMTGYRIRPVVALGDAIEALISRVYDDRAFARQTIVDMKFAELEEARLSGEANLNAVVVAEQEDAPVVRLVQAILAGAVTAGASDIHLEPHKPEMRVRYRVDGELQQVMTIPNHIESPVISRIKVMGDMDTTENRRPQDGHLTVFENGKRVGFRVSCIPTVDGQKLVLRLLDEGGQTFDLAGIGLPDADYQTLSQIIDKPHGMLVVTGPTGSGKSTTLYAVLEYLNCEDRNIVTVEDPVEFRIPGINQVQSDNEFGMGFANALKFIMRQDPDVIMLGEIRDSETATTAIQAALTGHLVISTLHTNDAVGAVQRLADLGVDNFKIAGSLLGSVAQRLLRRICDNCKCEVQANENLLRALDLEGTIDLTRPFYRGRGCNKCLGTGFSGRLPIFEIMPVNPEIMSAVEAGVPHSRLRELAVRHGMVELYRAGLQQAIAGTTSLEEVYFKTAGDRRSEQQESMEAGRRETDRLVTV